A single region of the Globicephala melas chromosome 12, mGloMel1.2, whole genome shotgun sequence genome encodes:
- the INO80B gene encoding INO80 complex subunit B, whose protein sequence is MSACVPTIFSLFSLQDPMSKLWRRGSTSGAMEAPEPGEALELSLASAHGHGVHKKKHKKHKKKHKKKHYQEEEAGPTQPSPAKPQLKLKIKLGGQVLGTKSVPTFTVIPEGPRSPSPLMVVDNEEEPVEGVPLEQYRAWLDEDSNLSPSPLRDLSGALGGQEEEEEQRWLDALEKGELDDNGDLKKEINERLLTARQRALLQKARSQPSPILSLPVAGGCPAPALTEEMLLKREERARKRRLQAARRAEEHKNQTIERLTKTVAPSGRGGRGAARGERRGGRAAAPAPMVRYSSGAQGSTLSFPPGVPAPAPVSQRPSPSAPAPRCSVPGCPHPRRYACSRTGQALCSLQCYRINLQMRLGGPEGPGSPLLAS, encoded by the exons ATGTCTGCTTGTGTTCCGACTATTTTCAGCCTCTTTTCCTTGCAGGACCCCATGAGTAAGCTGTGGCGGCGCGGGAGCACCTCTGGGGCTATGGAGGCCCCTGAGCCGG GGGAAGCCCTGGAGTTGAGTTTGGCGAGTGCCCACGGCCACGGAGTGCACAAGAAAAAGCACAAGAAGCACAAGAAGAAACACAAGAAGAAACACTACCAggaagaggaggctgggcccaCGCAGCCGTCTCCTGCCAAGCCCCAGCTCAAACTCAAAATCAAGTTGGGCGGGCAGGTCCTGGGCACCAAAAG TGTTCCTACCTTCACTGTGATCCCTGAGGGTCCTCGCTCACCCTCTCCCCTTATGGTTGTGGACAATGAAGAGGAACCTGTGGAAGGAGTCCCCCTTGAGCAGTACCGTGCCTGGCTGG ATGAAGACAGTAatctgtccccctccccacttcgGGACTTGTCCGGGGCCTTAGGGggtcaggaggaagaggaagaacaaagGTGGCTGGATGCCTTGGAGAAGGGGGAGCTGGATGACAATGGAGATCTCAAGAAGGAGATCAATGAACGGCTGCTCACTGCTCGACAG CGAGCTCTGCTGCAGAAGGCTCGAAGTCAGCCTTCCCCGATTCTGTCACTACCTGTGGCCGGGGGGTGCCCAGCCCCCGCTCTCACCGAGGAGATGCTGTTGAAGCGTGAGGAGCGGGCACGGAAGAGGCGGCTGCAGGCGGCTCGGCGGGCGGAGGAGCACAAGAACCAGACTATTGAGCGCCTCACCAAGACTGTGGCGCCCAGCGGGCGGGGAGGCCGAGGGGCCGCGCGGGGCGAGAGGCGTGGAGGGCGGGCCGCGGCCCCGGCCCCCATGGTGCGCTACAGCAGCGGGGCACAAGGTTCCACCCTTTCCTTCCCACCTGGCGTCCCCGCCCCCGCGCCGGTGTCTCAGCGGCCGTCCCCATCTGCCCCTGCGCCTCGGTGCTCTGTCCCCGGCTGTCCACATCCGCGCCGCTATGCCTGCTCCCGCACAGGCCAGGCACTCTGCAGCCTTCAGTGCTACCGCATCAACCTGCAGATGCGGCTCGGTGGGCCTGAGGGCCCCGGATCCCCACTTCTGGCTTCTTAA